The Streptomyces sp. NBC_00510 genomic interval CACGGCGTCGGCGTCGACCGCCAAGCCGGCTCTCATCCAGCCCTTCACTCCCGCAGGACCCCGGGGCAGCCGACGGCGGCGAGGCGCTGAAGCACGCTGCGGCCGCGAGACTCTCAGCCGGGACCGGGCCGGACTGCGGCTCACCGGTGCTCGCGGCTTGGTGCGCTGCGTGGATGGGCAGGCGGTTTCCACCGCCGCCCGTGTGCACCTCGTGCAGCGCCATTGTCCCCAGTTCGCAGCCGCGTGTGGTGGCCGGGGAACCCCTTGCGCTCGCATCGGTGACCACATCAGCCGGCACATCTGCCGAAGGGCTTCACCTGGCGGGACTACCGTGAGCCGGTCGTCCGCGCGCGCGTCCAGCTGGCCCTGTCCACCGAACGGCTCCGTCCCGCATTCGGCTCTGTCGCGTAGTCGGTGGTGGCGCAGCGCGTTGATCACTGGAGGGGGATGCGGTGGCGGAGTAGGGCGAACCGGGCCCGGCCGTGTCTCTGCCGCGTGATCCTCTTGGTTCGCGTGTTGACGCCCTCGGTGCGCCGTTGCGAGGGGCAGGGTGAGGCCCGCATTGACCGCGGACCGGTCAAAAGTTCGAGGCCGTTCACGAAGGCGTGCAGGTGGGGTAGGGCGCAGGCGCCGACGGCTGTAGCCCATTGGTTGAGCCTGGCGTCGTTGCCGGTGCTGAGGGTGAGGGGTGCGGCGAACCCTGCGACGAGTTAGGTGAGTTCGGTCATCTCACGACAGGCGGCGAGGTCTCGCACGAGCGCGGAGTCCTTGTCCCGCAGGTTGTCGGGACGGGTCAGGACAAGGCGGGTGAGCCGGCGGGGCGTGGTGACAGGTCGGTCGCTCTCGGCACGACCCTGGGTGATGCAGCGGTCGAGGAGCGTGCGGCTGCCGGTGGAGCCCAGCTCTTTGATCTCGCCGAAGCGCTGGAGCACGAGGACGGCGGGGTCGGCTGTCCGGCGTTCGTGTAGGGGTCGCGGTAGGGGTCGCCAGGGTGGGCCGGGAGCGCGGTGCCCGACGCAGGGCCGGGGGTTCGCGGGTGCGTGCGTAGCGTTTGACGCTGTTGAACGATGGATTCAGGCGGCGGCCGCACTCGGAGGTTGTGCAGTGCCCGGAGTAGCGTGGAGATGGACGCCTTCCCAGCAAGCCCATCAGGCACGCCGACAGCGCCCTGGGCCGTATGCGCTGGAGCGAGCCGGAGGAGGGCCACGATGGCCGAGTCCCCGCGCATCTCGTACCTCAAGGTGAACGGTGCCGCCAGAGCCGCGACCGGAGAAGTCGGCGTGGCGGGCACGAAGGAGAACAGCCGGCCCGATGTGCTGCTCTTCCAGCAAGGGCTCAAGAAGGTGGTGGGCTTGGACTACTCGTCCGGACCCGGCATATTCGGCCCCGCGACCAAAGCGGCAACGACGAAGTTCCAGCGGTCGCATGGCTGGAGCGGAGCCGACGCGGACGGCATCCCCGGACCGGAGACCTGCAGACTGCTGGCCGACGAATCCGGCCTTTTCAAGGTCGTCGATCTCGGCGCCGCCCCCGGCGGCAGGATGCCTTCACCGTGTCCCGGGCACAAGGTGACCCACCCCTTCGGAGTCAGGAACGCGCGCTACGCAGCCGGCTACCACACGGGAGACGACTATGCCGCGCCAACCGGAGCCAAGCTTGTCGCGGTCCGGCCCGGCACCGTGGAGTTCTTCAACGGAGGTGCATATGGCAAGGTGGCCAGACTCCGGGCCGACAACGGCCGCGACTACTGGTGCTGCCACATGGAACGCAATGGAAAAGCGGGCCGGGTCAAGGCCGGCGACGTGATCGGCTACGTCGGCACCACCGGCAACGTAACCGGCCCGCACCTTCACTTCGAAGACCGGCCTCGCAACGCCGGGTACGGCCACGTGCGCAAGCCGCAGTGGTAGCGCAATCCGTCCGCGCGCGGCTGGCCGACAGCAGCTGCCGGCAGGGCCCCGACGAGCGACGCCGCAGAGGCAGGGCTGCCGGTGGCCGGTATTCTCCGGGGTACTGACGTGGAATGCGCGACGTCGTGTCCGCGGTGCCTGGCAGGGTGTGGCGGGTGCTGAACCGGCGGGGTCACGCGGTGGCCCGCTGCACCGTCGAACGCCTCCTGCTCGAGCCCGGCATCGCTGACGCCCGTCCGGGGCCGGAAGGCAGCCGCGGTGACCGCGGCCTGTGTGGCTTTCTCTCCTCAGATCGTGAACGGCCGCTGTCGAAGGAATCGGTTGCTGGGCCGACCGGTCACGAAGAGGTTCGGGCTCTGGGTGGCCGGCATCCGCTTGAGGATCTCGCGGTGGAATGCCTTGTAACCGCCCGGGAACTTGCCGCCGTTCCACACCTGAAGAAGGGTGCCGGTGAACAGGCCGTTACGCAGCCCGTCGGCGGCCAGCTGGTTGTCCTGGCACGCCGAGATCAGCACAGCGCTCGCGCCGAGTTCCCGGCTGTCCCGTGCGTCCAGCTCACGCTGGATGGCGTCGTAGAAGCCCTGGTCACGCCGGTAAAGCTCATCCTGCTTGTCCAGGGGCATGAGCCTGGATGTCGTCTCGATCTGGTTGGGGTCGGTCGTCTGGAACTGCTCTTCCATGGCTTCTGGCGTGAGCAGTTGCCGGACCCGCAGCCCCGTTCCACTGTGACAGCAGTCCAGGAAGGCCAGGATGCGAACGCCCTCGGCGAAAGCCTCCAGTTCCTTGTACAGCTCGTCGTCGATGTACTCGCGGTCGAAGAAGCACATCGTCTCATCGAGCCGGTCCGGCTCGTCCTCGGGCCCGTTGATGTCGGGGACTTGCCCGCCATGGCCCGAGTAGGTGAACAGCAGGATGTCACCCGGCGACAGGACCTTGGCTGCCCTGCGTAGTTCGGTGTTCACGTTGCCGACGGTCGCCTCGGCGGTCAGGAGCATGGTCCGGTCCTTGAACCCGGCTTGTTTGGCGAGCTGTTCCATGTCGCGAGCGTCGTTCTCGCAGGCGATGAGCTTGCCGTCCCAGCCGTTGTACTTGTCAGGGTCGACGTTGTTGAGTCCGATGTGGATGGACATGCTCTGAGCCATGGACTGGCTCCTTCCGTACGAGTGACAGCGCCCCGTGGGTCGCCCGCGGGTACCGAGAGCCGGTCATGGGGCCGAAAGCCCGGCCGATGGAAAGGGCCGGCTCCCGCTCCCTCCCCACTCCCGGCATGATCCTAATCGCCCGATTAGATGCCCAGTGTTCTATGTAGATCTATTTGGGTGATGTTGGGATGCATGCGGGCGTGCAGACACGGGCGGCACGGTAGGTAGCCAGTCATGGCCACTCCCCCCGATCCGTCACCGGATACCGCAACGGCGAGCCGTGAATCGCTGGCCCACCGCAAGGGCTACGACGAGCGCTTCCTCGGGCCGGCTGTGCCGCTGCCCCGGCCGACCGATCCGGGCATCGAAACGGTGATCCTGCCCTACACGCACTTCAGCGTGGTGTTCCGTCCGGACCGGCGCCTGGCAACGGCCACGGCTGTTGCGATCAACGGCGGCGAGCTGATGGACGTGGACCGCAACGACAACTGGCGTTTCGACCCCCGCCTTCCCGAGAGCCAGCAGGCCGGGCATGCGGTGTACAAGGACAACCCGCTGGACAAAGGACACCTGGTGCGCAGGCTCGATCCGGTATGGGGTCAGGCGCCGGAAGCAACCGTGGCCAACGGTGACACGTTCCACTACACCAACGCTGCTCCGCAGATGGACATCTTCAACCAGGGCAAGGAACTGTGGCAGGGGCTGGAAAACTTCCTCCTCGATCACGCCGGGCAGTTCGACCGCAAGCTGACGGTGTTCACCGGAGCAGTCCTTGAGGACTCCGATCCGCCGTACCGGGGCATCCAGGTCCCTCTTCGCTTCTGGAAGGTCGCCGGTTTCCTGCAGGACGGCGACTTGGCGTCCACCGCGTACGTCCTGGACCAAAGCCCCGACCTCAGCAAAGACGCTGCCGCCCGGGCCCTGGACGAAGCGGCCAGAGCCGGCGATCCCCCACCGCTGGGCGCCTTCCGCACCTTCCAGGTACCGGTCGCCGACGTCGCAGACATCACCGGACTGGACCTGGGCCCCCTGCCGGCCGCCGACCGCCTGCCTGCCGGGGCCCGCGCCGCCAAGCGCTGGACACAGCTGGAATCGTTCGACGACATCGTCGTATAGGGCCCCGCAGACTCGCCGGGCCTGGTGTCCTGGAGATCCGCAGGGCAACCGGCCGCCCGTGCACGCCACGGGTTGCCATTCCTTGGCGGGAGCACGGACGGCCGCTGCCCCGTACAGCGGGCGACCCGACGCTCGGCCCCGACCGGTACGCGGAAGAGGACGAGGCGCTCGCCGGTCTCGCCGCCGGGCACCACGACCTCTCGATCGGCACCATCCGGCCGCGTTAACCGGCTGCTCCTGCGGACGCAGACGCATGACCCCAGGCCGCGTCGATGGCAGTACGCCGGGTAACGCCGAACGGCGGCCCGGGCAAGCGCCCACCACGCATTCGTATCGGACAGTGGCTCCAACCGGCGCCGCCGGCGCCGGACCGTCCGTGACCAGAACCGACTGCCGACGCCCTGCCCCGCCGTTCGCCTTGCGTGAGCACCTGTTGGTGCACCGCCGCGACAGCGCCGGCACAGCCTCGTCCGACGAGGGGCATGGCACGGGTCGCGAGGTCCCGTGCCCGCGGGCCCGGCCGCCGCCACGGTGGTGCTGTCGGCACACAACACCACCCTTGGCCGGGCCGGGAGCACCCGGGTGCCCCGGCAAGCAGCCCGGAATACGGCTCGTTCCCCGGCCATCGCCCGTACTGCCGGCGCCCTGGTGACCTTGACCCGCGCGAACAGACCCCCTGGCCCCGTACCCGGATCGTCCCCTGCGACCTCCCCATACGATCACCGCCTGGCTTTACTTGGGGCGCCCCGGCAGATGAGGCCGTCAGCCAGGAAAGGCCCCTGCGAAAGGCACCGAGCCGTGGGGGGGCGTCGTTCTCCCGCCGGGGGTGGCGACGCTGAGTTGCGGGCCTTGCTACCCGGTGCGACGGTGTAGCGGGGGCAACGCCGACTGCCTGGCAACCGACAGCCTTGCAGGTCACGGCATCACGCGTCGACACGCGGCTGAACCGCTCCCCGCCACCCACCCTTGGCGCCTGACGACCCGTGAATCGGCGTGCCCCCATCCAGCCGGGGGGAAGCACACAGAAAGCGGGAAGAACCAATGGCGAACGGCCCCATGGACAGGCGTGCCTTCGGCGAACAGCCCCATCGGCCCAACGGCCCCGGTATAGGTCAAGGCGCTGAGTACACCGGCCGCTACGTGGTCCTGCTCGACCCGAGCAACCAGGAAAACGGACTGAACGCACTGCGATCGGCCGCCGACATCGCGCCTGTCGAACGCGTTCGAGGAACGGAGACCGGGAATGTCTCCGAACTCCTCGAGCGCCCCGACGTCTCGGTACTCTTCGAGGAACTCGGCGCCGCCGTCGTCGAGGTACGGCCCGAGCAGCGCCACGCACTGGTGACCACGGCCGAGGCGGAGCCCTCGATCATCGCGGCGGAGCCGGAACGCATGGTCTACGCCTTGCCGATCACCGCCCCGCAGCAGGCACCGACCGAATTCTTCCCCGCCTACCGCAGCGACGAAGACGTGGTCGCCCGCCACACCAGGGCCGAAGTCGCCGCCGTCCAGGGCCCGGCCTGGGACGAGCAGCAGTGGACCTGGGGCCTGCAGGCAATCCGGGCCAACCTGTCCAGCCTGACCGGACGCGATGTGAAGATCGCTGTCCTGGACACTGGCGT includes:
- a CDS encoding DNA/RNA non-specific endonuclease, translated to MATPPDPSPDTATASRESLAHRKGYDERFLGPAVPLPRPTDPGIETVILPYTHFSVVFRPDRRLATATAVAINGGELMDVDRNDNWRFDPRLPESQQAGHAVYKDNPLDKGHLVRRLDPVWGQAPEATVANGDTFHYTNAAPQMDIFNQGKELWQGLENFLLDHAGQFDRKLTVFTGAVLEDSDPPYRGIQVPLRFWKVAGFLQDGDLASTAYVLDQSPDLSKDAAARALDEAARAGDPPPLGAFRTFQVPVADVADITGLDLGPLPAADRLPAGARAAKRWTQLESFDDIVV
- a CDS encoding caspase family protein; the encoded protein is MAQSMSIHIGLNNVDPDKYNGWDGKLIACENDARDMEQLAKQAGFKDRTMLLTAEATVGNVNTELRRAAKVLSPGDILLFTYSGHGGQVPDINGPEDEPDRLDETMCFFDREYIDDELYKELEAFAEGVRILAFLDCCHSGTGLRVRQLLTPEAMEEQFQTTDPNQIETTSRLMPLDKQDELYRRDQGFYDAIQRELDARDSRELGASAVLISACQDNQLAADGLRNGLFTGTLLQVWNGGKFPGGYKAFHREILKRMPATQSPNLFVTGRPSNRFLRQRPFTI
- a CDS encoding peptidoglycan DD-metalloendopeptidase family protein; the encoded protein is MAESPRISYLKVNGAARAATGEVGVAGTKENSRPDVLLFQQGLKKVVGLDYSSGPGIFGPATKAATTKFQRSHGWSGADADGIPGPETCRLLADESGLFKVVDLGAAPGGRMPSPCPGHKVTHPFGVRNARYAAGYHTGDDYAAPTGAKLVAVRPGTVEFFNGGAYGKVARLRADNGRDYWCCHMERNGKAGRVKAGDVIGYVGTTGNVTGPHLHFEDRPRNAGYGHVRKPQW